The following are from one region of the Populus trichocarpa isolate Nisqually-1 chromosome 8, P.trichocarpa_v4.1, whole genome shotgun sequence genome:
- the LOC112328418 gene encoding nuclear transcription factor Y subunit B-5, translating to MVDNVGAGASSDDGGVKLEQDRLLPIANVGRIMKQILPANAKISKEAKETMQECASEFISFVTGEASEKCRKERRKTVNGDDVCWAMGALGFDDYAGPLRRYLQRYREIEGDRANQEKPANANNTSIADQEKEAPPSSSSSYRNNQGIRM from the coding sequence ATGGTCGATAATGTTGGTGCTGGTGCTTCAAGTGACGACGGCGGCGTCAAGCTGGAGCAAGACAGGTTGTTGCCTATAGCCAACGTTGGACGGATCATGAAGCAAATTCTGCCGGCTAACGCGAAAATCTCCAAAGAAGCCAAGGAAACGATGCAAGAATGTGCTTCAGAGTTTATTAGCTTTGTCACCGGTGAAGCATCCGAGAAGTGTAGAAAGGAAAGGCGCAAAACCGTGAATGGAGATGATGTCTGCTGGGCTATGGGAGCCCTAGGTTTTGATGACTACGCCGGGCCACTAAGAAGGTATCTTCAGAGATATAGAGAGATAGAAGGAGATAGAGCTAATCAAGAGAAGCCTGCTAACGCTAATAATACTAGTATTGCTgatcaagaaaaagaagcacCACCGTCCTCCTCCTCGTCATATAGAAATAATCAAGGAATCAGGATGTAG